Below is a window of Candidatus Eisenbacteria bacterium DNA.
TCGCGGCACAGGCTCGGCGTAGCCACGATACTGGTGGTCTGCGCCGTTTTCGTTTTCGGTTCCGCCATGGCAGCCACGACCGGAGGCCTCCGAGGTACCGTCCGGGACGCGGCGACGGGAGAGCCGGTCGGGCTCGCCACGATCACCATCCCCGAGCTGAAGCGCGGCGCCTCCACGGACGCCCAGGGGAACTACTTCATTATCAACCTGCCTCCCGGCAAGTACACGGTGCGGGTGGCCCTTCTCGGGTACATCCCCCAGGTGCGGGAGGGGGTCGAGATCTCGGCCGACTTCAACACCACGATTGACTTCTCCGTGACGTCCACGGTCTTGAAGGACGTGGCCGCCGTCGAGGTGCGCGGCGAGCGCCCGCTCATTCAGCCGGACGTGACCACCACGACCAAGTTCATCGACGGCGAGGAGATCAAGAACCAGCCCTTGCGCGGCTACCAGGACGCCGTGGCGCAGCAGTCGGGCGTCGTCAACTTCAAGCAGAACATCGACACCGAAGCCCAGAACAACAACACCCTGATCATTCGAGGCGGCCGGCCGAACGAGGTCGCGTACTACGTCGACGGCTTCTCGCAGCAGGACCCCCTGACGGGCGTCTCCACGACCGCGATCAACACAGACGCGATCAGCGAGGTCGTCGTCCAGGCTGGCGGGTTCAACGCGGAGTACGGACGAATCAATTCCGGCGTGATCAACGTGGTCACGCGGGAGGGGGCGGAACGCTACTTCGGATCCATCGAGGGCGTCACGGACAATCTCTCGGGCGACTGGAACAACACCTCGGCCTACGACAACAACATCTACGCCATCTCGGTCGGGGGCCCCCTCACGCCGAGCATCAAGAACGTGACGTTCTACCTTTCCGGGGAGCGCCGGTACAACGGGGACCGTTCTCCGAGCGCGATCACGGACGAGATCGAGGATCCTTCGCAGCCCGACCCCTGGGAGGACGGTGTGCTCCCCGTCAACAGCACCAGCGTGTGGTCGGGGATGGGAAAGCTCGCATGGAAGCCCTCGCCGCTCCAGACGTTGCGTCTCGGAGGCACGATCAACAGCGAGAACTGGCGACAGTACACGAACGCCTATCGGTTCAATCTGGACCACTCTCCGCGGTACGAGGACAAGAACTGGTCTCTCTACTCGAACTGGAATCACAGTTTGAACGAGCGGAGCTACTACGAGCTCAAGGCGAACATCTTCACCACGGAGCGGACCCGAGGGGACGGCCTTTACTTCGAGGACCTGGAGTCATATGCACGCGATTCGAACCCCACCT
It encodes the following:
- a CDS encoding TonB-dependent receptor: MAATTGGLRGTVRDAATGEPVGLATITIPELKRGASTDAQGNYFIINLPPGKYTVRVALLGYIPQVREGVEISADFNTTIDFSVTSTVLKDVAAVEVRGERPLIQPDVTTTTKFIDGEEIKNQPLRGYQDAVAQQSGVVNFKQNIDTEAQNNNTLIIRGGRPNEVAYYVDGFSQQDPLTGVSTTAINTDAISEVVVQAGGFNAEYGRINSGVINVVTREGAERYFGSIEGVTDNLSGDWNNTSAYDNNIYAISVGGPLTPSIKNVTFYLSGERRYNGDRSPSAITDEIEDPSQPDPWEDGVLPVNSTSVWSGMGKLAWKPSPLQTLRLGGTINSENWRQYTNAYRFNLDHSPRYEDKNWSLYSNWNHSLNERSYYELKANIFTTERTRGDGLYFEDLESYARDSNPTYDTNETIFWYGDEGPRGAHVFDDFLKRNSSYWGVAANYANQLSKSFQLKAGGDFQRHSLRYYNHYFPTELYEPANGVFDLDEPYTDANGNGRYDVGETFTDTNIRNSQDVDRYGYDALGNELDGGDLFTDVPDSDGNLNGVYDVGEPFQDVNGNGVYDNPLDT